Proteins from a genomic interval of Desulfovibrio piger:
- a CDS encoding HAD family hydrolase: MKACFFDLDGTLLDTLADIGGACNAVLAAHGYPVHPVSAYRRMVGNGFPILMRRALPESVVAQGPQERLDALTEEGRRYYAAHLSIRTTSYPGLVAALGRLQDAGLRLAVLSNKPEDLTCALVPLHFPGIRFDAVRGGRHDAPLKPDPTVLLQMAASMGVAPQDCAYVGDSDVDMMTARNAGMTAVGVAWGFRGAAEVQAAGADMVAADAEELVDILLKA; this comes from the coding sequence ATGAAAGCCTGTTTTTTTGATCTGGACGGAACCCTGCTGGACACTCTTGCCGACATCGGCGGCGCCTGCAATGCCGTCCTTGCCGCCCACGGCTACCCTGTCCATCCTGTCAGCGCCTACCGGCGGATGGTCGGCAACGGCTTCCCCATCCTCATGCGCCGGGCCCTGCCCGAATCCGTGGTGGCCCAGGGACCGCAGGAACGTCTGGATGCCCTGACCGAAGAAGGGCGCCGCTACTATGCCGCCCACCTCAGCATCCGCACCACGTCCTATCCCGGCCTTGTCGCGGCCCTTGGCCGCCTGCAGGATGCCGGGCTCCGGCTGGCCGTGCTCTCCAACAAGCCGGAAGACCTTACCTGTGCCCTGGTCCCGCTGCATTTTCCCGGCATCCGTTTCGACGCGGTGCGCGGCGGCCGTCATGACGCGCCCCTCAAGCCCGACCCCACGGTCCTTCTGCAGATGGCTGCCTCCATGGGCGTGGCCCCGCAGGACTGCGCCTATGTGGGCGACAGCGACGTGGACATGATGACGGCACGCAATGCGGGCATGACGGCCGTAGGCGTGGCCTGGGGATTCCGGGGCGCGGCCGAGGTACAGGCCGCCGGAGCGGACATGGTGGCCGCCGATGCCGAAGAACTTGTAGATATCCTTTTGAAAGCCTGA
- a CDS encoding class I SAM-dependent methyltransferase, translated as MKIEACLTDDIARTLLIPLWCCATPCRANPQAAYDPVAVDVLKQLDFDFSEIRRSFKEYGQVCCLAREMNIDRTVRDFLARHPEGTIINLGCGLSTAVYRKPPAEAVWYDVDLPEVIRARQALLPPAKGHRLLARDIFDPLWPDAVEAPGQRGVLLLAAGVFHYQPTDLMGALLPFLSGRFPGGTLFFDAVSSLGMRISNRYVARSGNRNAPMTFCIDKVPALASLSPRFAAVSETPFFHGLPLSGLTLSTRVNIAIVQLFGMLKYVTIRFREFL; from the coding sequence ATGAAAATAGAAGCGTGCCTCACGGACGATATCGCCAGAACGCTCCTCATCCCCTTGTGGTGCTGCGCCACCCCCTGCCGGGCCAACCCGCAGGCCGCCTACGACCCCGTCGCCGTGGACGTTCTGAAACAACTGGACTTCGATTTCTCGGAGATCAGGAGATCCTTCAAGGAATACGGCCAGGTCTGCTGCCTGGCCCGCGAGATGAACATCGATCGCACCGTCCGGGATTTCCTTGCCCGCCACCCCGAAGGAACCATCATCAACCTGGGCTGCGGCCTCAGTACCGCCGTCTACCGCAAGCCCCCTGCCGAGGCTGTCTGGTATGATGTGGACCTGCCGGAAGTCATCCGGGCCCGGCAGGCGCTCCTGCCGCCTGCCAAAGGGCACAGGCTCCTAGCACGGGACATTTTCGATCCCCTCTGGCCGGATGCCGTGGAGGCCCCAGGGCAACGGGGCGTCCTCCTTCTGGCAGCTGGAGTGTTCCACTATCAGCCCACGGACCTGATGGGGGCGCTGTTGCCCTTCCTCAGCGGGCGTTTTCCCGGGGGGACGCTTTTTTTCGATGCGGTGTCCTCCCTCGGCATGCGCATCAGCAACCGCTATGTGGCCCGCTCCGGCAACAGGAATGCGCCCATGACGTTCTGCATCGACAAGGTCCCGGCCCTGGCCTCCCTGTCCCCCCGTTTCGCCGCCGTGAGCGAAACTCCTTTCTTCCACGGCCTGCCGTTGAGCGGCCTGACGCTGTCTACGCGTGTGAACATCGCCATCGTGCAGCTCTTCGGCATGCTCAAATATGTCACCATCCGCTTCCGGGAGTTCCTTTGA
- a CDS encoding RrF2 family transcriptional regulator, translated as MKFSTRTRYGLRFLLCLAAQPDNSLLQLGQVAQEESISPGYLEQIVRALKPLGILRAVRGSGGGYALSKPPSEINMEDVFLHLEGEISPVSCLGRGKVCQREGLCSTRAFWHQLDEHVRDFLRHQTLQNIIESERSCCQDPGEHHVELH; from the coding sequence ATGAAGTTTTCCACCAGAACCCGCTACGGTCTCCGTTTCCTGCTGTGCCTGGCGGCCCAGCCCGACAACTCCCTGCTCCAGCTGGGGCAGGTAGCCCAGGAGGAATCCATCTCCCCCGGCTATCTGGAACAGATCGTGCGCGCCCTCAAGCCGCTGGGCATCCTGCGTGCCGTACGCGGTTCCGGCGGGGGCTATGCCCTGTCCAAACCACCGTCAGAAATCAATATGGAGGATGTCTTCCTGCATCTGGAAGGCGAGATATCCCCCGTTTCCTGCCTCGGACGCGGCAAAGTCTGCCAGCGCGAGGGGCTTTGCTCCACCAGAGCCTTCTGGCATCAGCTGGACGAACACGTCCGCGACTTCCTGCGCCACCAGACCCTGCAAAACATCATCGAATCAGAAAGATCCTGTTGCCAGGATCCGGGAGAACATCATGTGGAACTACACTAA
- a CDS encoding ornithine carbamoyltransferase has translation MPRHVLTLNDLGEEDSWLLVQQARGIPDAKSRTDFMTERTVVLLFAQDSFAERLCVSAAVRQMGGSLVFQGATGGWKSEVERYQRQMLAVIDYFVDCMYVYGIPGLATSVDRDLVQFPIINAGSPDAHPAHVLADVACMLRYTRDDLKKARVGWLGCTNGTLFSLIEALRYFPFSLQVALPPLEDRPTLEAYARHCGVKVDFVDTPQQAVEGCNFVYAGCRSGLDDELAQQWKVDDALLSHADQKARVLLGTSPMQAIEVASDILASPASLLLLQSENRLRVHKRLLHWVFLENERVI, from the coding sequence ATGCCCCGACACGTTTTGACTCTCAACGATCTTGGTGAAGAAGACTCCTGGCTGCTGGTCCAACAGGCACGCGGGATCCCTGATGCGAAGAGCCGTACCGACTTCATGACGGAACGCACGGTTGTACTGCTGTTCGCGCAGGATTCGTTCGCCGAGCGGCTGTGCGTTTCGGCGGCTGTGCGGCAGATGGGCGGGTCCCTCGTCTTCCAGGGCGCCACGGGCGGCTGGAAGTCCGAGGTGGAGCGTTACCAGCGCCAGATGCTGGCCGTCATCGACTATTTTGTGGACTGCATGTACGTCTACGGCATCCCCGGTCTGGCCACCTCGGTGGACAGGGACCTGGTGCAGTTCCCCATCATCAATGCCGGCAGCCCTGATGCCCATCCGGCCCATGTGCTGGCCGACGTGGCCTGCATGCTGCGCTATACCCGGGACGATCTCAAGAAGGCCCGCGTAGGCTGGCTCGGTTGCACCAACGGCACCCTGTTCTCCCTCATCGAGGCCCTGCGCTACTTCCCCTTCAGCCTGCAGGTGGCCCTGCCGCCGCTGGAGGACCGTCCCACGCTGGAGGCCTATGCCCGTCATTGCGGCGTGAAGGTGGACTTTGTGGATACGCCCCAGCAGGCCGTGGAAGGCTGCAACTTCGTCTATGCCGGTTGCCGTTCGGGACTGGATGACGAGCTGGCGCAGCAGTGGAAGGTGGATGATGCCCTGCTGTCCCATGCCGACCAGAAGGCCCGCGTCCTGCTGGGCACCAGCCCCATGCAGGCCATCGAGGTCGCCAGCGACATCCTTGCCAGCCCGGCATCGCTGCTGCTGTTGCAGTCGGAAAACCGCCTGCGCGTGCACAAGCGCCTGCTGCACTGGGTCTTTTTGGAAAACGAACGGGTCATCTAG
- the metA gene encoding homoserine O-acetyltransferase MetA — protein sequence MPIQIPADLPARSALESENIFVMTDERAVRQDIRPLDIVIVNLMPTKIATETQLLRLLGNSPLQVNITLLRTAEHQSKNTPLQHLERFYKTFSEIRHRSFDGMIVTGAPVEHLPFEQVDYWQELLDIMTYANGHVFSTLYICWAAQAALYHFYGVPKYELPEKRSGIFRHQVLHPDCRLFRGFDDDFPAPHSRHTEVRAEDVRRTPNLRILAESDEAGLTLVESLDHSQVFMTGHLEYDRGTLDAEYRRDLARGMNPHVPSHYYPNDDPSQLPRMNWRAHAHLFYNNWLNYYVYQETPYDFVMQGQNS from the coding sequence ATGCCCATCCAGATTCCCGCCGACCTGCCTGCACGCAGCGCTCTGGAAAGTGAAAACATCTTTGTCATGACCGACGAACGCGCCGTCCGCCAGGACATCCGTCCGCTGGACATCGTGATCGTCAACCTCATGCCCACCAAGATCGCCACCGAGACACAGCTGCTGCGCCTGCTGGGCAACTCGCCCCTGCAGGTCAACATCACCCTGCTGCGCACGGCGGAGCATCAGTCCAAGAATACGCCCCTGCAGCATCTGGAGCGTTTCTACAAGACCTTCAGCGAGATCCGCCACCGCAGCTTCGACGGCATGATCGTCACCGGGGCTCCCGTGGAGCATCTGCCCTTCGAACAGGTGGACTACTGGCAGGAACTGCTGGACATCATGACCTATGCCAACGGGCATGTCTTCTCCACGCTCTACATCTGCTGGGCCGCCCAGGCCGCCCTGTACCACTTTTACGGTGTGCCCAAGTACGAACTGCCTGAAAAGCGTTCGGGCATCTTCCGCCACCAGGTCCTGCACCCCGACTGTCGCCTGTTCCGCGGCTTCGACGACGACTTCCCGGCGCCGCATTCGCGCCACACCGAAGTCCGCGCCGAAGACGTGCGCCGGACGCCCAACCTGCGCATCCTGGCCGAATCCGACGAGGCGGGCCTGACCCTGGTGGAGAGCCTGGATCACTCCCAGGTCTTCATGACCGGTCATCTGGAATACGACCGCGGGACCCTGGACGCGGAATACCGCCGGGACCTGGCCCGCGGCATGAATCCCCATGTGCCCAGCCACTATTATCCCAATGACGATCCCAGCCAGCTGCCGCGCATGAACTGGCGGGCCCATGCCCACCTGTTCTACAACAACTGGCTCAACTACTACGTTTATCAGGAAACCCCCTACGACTTCGTCATGCAGGGTCAAAACTCCTGA
- a CDS encoding 4'-phosphopantetheinyl transferase family protein has translation MTTGVLCSGRKRVYRSAAIHLWRFSLAHAENGISWARPLLSPEELERGARFCRPRDGSRFLLCRACAKTILAAHRPDVRACDIVFSYGPWGKPCWRDLPFSISHSGTEALLAVCEGCPIGCDIQWTGSAVDARGIADFFHPRERLALDALPPDDYARGFYRMWVRKEAVMKACGKGLGTGLDRVLVSAESGGHHASIQEALPDEGEHWWAPCAIGRDGYAVALAIPKNEAPRPIIRHRLEIPFR, from the coding sequence ATGACCACTGGTGTCCTCTGTTCCGGCCGCAAACGTGTGTACCGCTCGGCCGCCATCCATCTCTGGCGGTTCAGCCTGGCCCATGCGGAGAACGGCATTTCCTGGGCGCGCCCCCTTCTTTCCCCCGAGGAGCTGGAACGCGGGGCCCGTTTCTGCAGGCCCCGCGACGGCAGCCGCTTCCTTCTCTGCCGGGCCTGCGCAAAGACCATCCTTGCCGCCCACAGGCCGGATGTCCGGGCTTGCGACATCGTTTTCTCCTACGGTCCGTGGGGAAAACCCTGCTGGCGCGACCTTCCCTTCAGCATCTCCCACAGCGGTACGGAAGCCCTGCTGGCCGTCTGTGAGGGCTGCCCCATCGGCTGTGACATCCAGTGGACGGGGAGCGCTGTGGATGCACGCGGTATCGCGGACTTTTTCCATCCCCGGGAACGCCTGGCCCTCGATGCGCTGCCCCCGGACGATTATGCCCGCGGCTTCTATCGCATGTGGGTCAGAAAGGAAGCGGTGATGAAAGCATGCGGCAAGGGGCTGGGCACCGGTCTGGACAGGGTGCTCGTCTCCGCTGAGAGCGGAGGGCACCATGCCAGCATCCAGGAAGCCCTTCCGGACGAAGGCGAACACTGGTGGGCCCCCTGCGCCATCGGCCGGGATGGTTATGCCGTGGCTCTGGCCATCCCGAAGAACGAAGCCCCCCGCCCCATCATCCGGCATCGTCTGGAGATTCCCTTTCGCTGA
- a CDS encoding ATP-binding protein, whose product MERPIIEIDEEKCDGCGQCVLDCAEGALAVVNGKARLIRDSYCDGLGACLNCPRGALRIVMREAEAFDEAAALAAKAARDGQARPQGCPGSRPRTFAAPGNIAAAPALTPLFSAADNDIPDSLRARTPSWPIQLRLLPPQAPFLSGAHVLLAAQCSGFVLPGLHTDWLQGRIPVIACPKLDNNGDYAERLARLFAMRPASVTLLRMSVPCCAALEHLARQAQEAAGSHAALHCHTVRLPR is encoded by the coding sequence ATGGAACGTCCCATCATCGAGATCGACGAAGAAAAATGTGACGGCTGCGGCCAGTGCGTGCTGGACTGCGCCGAAGGTGCCCTTGCCGTCGTAAACGGCAAGGCCCGCCTGATCCGCGACAGTTACTGCGACGGCCTGGGCGCCTGCCTGAACTGTCCCCGTGGAGCCCTGCGCATCGTCATGCGCGAGGCCGAAGCCTTTGACGAAGCGGCGGCCCTGGCGGCCAAGGCCGCCCGCGATGGCCAGGCCCGTCCGCAAGGCTGCCCCGGCAGCCGGCCCCGCACGTTCGCCGCCCCCGGCAACATCGCTGCCGCTCCCGCCCTGACGCCTCTCTTTTCCGCTGCCGACAACGACATCCCCGACAGCCTGCGTGCCCGTACCCCCAGCTGGCCCATCCAGCTGCGTCTGCTGCCGCCCCAGGCTCCCTTCCTGAGCGGGGCCCACGTCCTGCTGGCCGCCCAGTGCTCCGGCTTCGTCCTGCCCGGTCTGCATACGGACTGGCTGCAGGGCCGCATCCCCGTCATCGCCTGCCCCAAGCTGGACAACAACGGTGACTATGCCGAACGTCTGGCCCGCCTGTTCGCCATGCGCCCTGCCAGCGTCACCCTGCTGCGCATGAGCGTCCCCTGCTGCGCCGCGCTGGAACATCTGGCCCGCCAGGCGCAGGAAGCCGCCGGCAGCCACGCCGCCCTGCATTGCCACACCGTCCGCCTGCCCCGGTAA
- a CDS encoding efflux RND transporter permease subunit produces the protein MKESRALTRARTFVGFLETWRYGVLLLVAVLTFGSLFLMRDLRFDNSDESFFTDDDPAVVAIERFRELFGNEDFVYVAVRNGGDIFDRDTLRLLDSLALALEKDVPHIREVKWLGSAEYIRAHGDEVMVGPGLEEIPDDPEAIRAFKKEALALDDFVNVLISPDATIATIVLECERYPDGADDPRKDIAPAVYRVLQRPEFASLETHLAGPPVQDYESDKITRKETVKLTLVCLMLQALLLFRMGNGIRAVIAPVAVICISIILTMGIISLAGWTVSMMDIMLPTMLFSVCIGDTVHIIAGYHLHRSRGTVHHEAMVETMREVFIPCLFTSLTTMMGFLSFLTTDIIPIRMAGIYSAIGVAIAFVLAITLTPIAYMIRPEQEATIRRGVHDRLLCRLDAALQGLARWSIDHARLVIVFFLVTSLAGACLYQRVVVETNTVKDISTSEKLRRDSDFFDTFMGGSMSLEIMVDSGKANGARELRFLQDMERLQRHAESLPGTVKTHSIVDIIKRINEVLHGDDGAFHRLPDSQELAGQYLFFYETSGGKNLDRELSLLSDVARIHIQTRNMGTQEVRAFMQEMDAFVRDRLGGRLRVEYTGQMAWLTAVADYVGSGQAASLASAVITIGLMMILCLRSVVLGCISMLPNIVPILMPMGLMGLAGIDLSLVLMIFSSVIIGVCVDDTTHFYVTFQRMFARKGSYRESLLATVRTVGQPVTFTTISLMLGFLVFTLSAVRTTGQFGILGAAAFFWGCLADLTLSPALLSFLKPLGKEHEPQVRA, from the coding sequence ATGAAGGAGTCCCGCGCCCTGACCCGCGCCCGCACGTTCGTCGGCTTTCTGGAGACCTGGCGCTACGGCGTCCTTCTGCTGGTGGCCGTGCTCACGTTCGGGTCCCTTTTCCTGATGCGTGACCTCCGCTTCGACAACTCCGATGAATCCTTCTTCACGGACGACGATCCCGCCGTCGTGGCCATCGAACGCTTCCGGGAGCTCTTCGGCAATGAAGACTTCGTCTATGTGGCCGTCAGGAACGGCGGGGACATCTTCGACCGTGACACGCTGCGACTCCTGGATTCCCTGGCGCTGGCCCTGGAAAAGGACGTGCCCCACATCAGGGAGGTCAAGTGGCTGGGGTCGGCGGAATACATCCGCGCTCACGGGGACGAGGTCATGGTGGGTCCCGGCCTCGAAGAGATCCCTGATGATCCCGAGGCCATCAGGGCATTCAAAAAAGAAGCTCTGGCCCTGGACGACTTCGTGAACGTCCTGATCTCGCCCGACGCCACCATCGCCACCATAGTGCTCGAATGCGAACGCTATCCCGACGGGGCCGACGACCCGCGCAAAGACATCGCCCCGGCAGTGTACCGCGTCCTGCAACGGCCGGAATTCGCCTCTCTGGAAACCCATCTGGCCGGGCCGCCCGTCCAGGACTACGAAAGCGACAAGATCACCCGCAAGGAGACCGTCAAGCTGACCCTGGTCTGCCTGATGCTCCAGGCCCTGCTGCTGTTCCGCATGGGCAACGGCATCCGGGCCGTCATCGCTCCCGTGGCCGTGATCTGCATCAGCATCATCCTGACCATGGGCATCATCAGCCTGGCGGGCTGGACCGTTTCCATGATGGACATCATGCTGCCCACCATGCTCTTTTCCGTCTGCATCGGGGACACGGTGCACATCATCGCCGGGTACCACCTGCACCGCAGTCGGGGGACCGTCCATCATGAAGCCATGGTCGAGACCATGCGGGAGGTCTTCATCCCCTGCCTGTTCACGTCGCTGACGACCATGATGGGCTTCCTCTCCTTCCTCACCACGGACATCATCCCCATACGCATGGCCGGCATCTACTCCGCCATCGGCGTGGCCATCGCCTTCGTCCTGGCCATCACGCTGACGCCCATCGCCTACATGATCCGCCCGGAACAGGAGGCGACCATCCGGCGGGGCGTCCATGACCGTCTGCTCTGCCGCCTCGATGCGGCCCTGCAAGGACTGGCCCGCTGGTCCATCGATCATGCGCGTCTCGTGATCGTCTTTTTCCTCGTGACGTCCCTGGCCGGTGCCTGCCTGTACCAGCGGGTCGTGGTGGAAACGAACACGGTCAAGGACATCAGCACCTCGGAAAAACTGCGCCGGGACTCCGACTTTTTCGATACCTTCATGGGCGGCTCCATGTCCCTGGAGATCATGGTGGACAGCGGCAAGGCCAACGGCGCCCGCGAGCTCCGTTTCCTGCAGGACATGGAGCGCCTGCAGCGCCACGCCGAAAGCCTGCCCGGCACCGTCAAGACCCACAGCATCGTGGACATCATCAAACGCATCAATGAAGTCCTGCACGGGGATGACGGGGCCTTCCACCGCCTGCCGGATTCCCAGGAGCTGGCCGGCCAGTACCTGTTCTTCTACGAAACGTCGGGCGGGAAGAACCTGGACAGGGAGCTGAGCCTGCTCAGCGATGTGGCGCGCATCCATATCCAGACACGGAATATGGGCACCCAGGAAGTACGGGCCTTCATGCAGGAGATGGATGCCTTCGTCCGCGACCGGCTAGGCGGACGGCTGCGCGTGGAATACACGGGCCAGATGGCCTGGCTGACCGCCGTGGCCGATTATGTGGGTTCCGGCCAGGCCGCCAGCCTTGCCAGCGCCGTCATCACCATCGGCCTCATGATGATCCTGTGCCTGCGCTCCGTGGTGCTGGGCTGCATCAGCATGCTGCCCAACATCGTGCCCATCCTCATGCCCATGGGCCTCATGGGGCTTGCCGGTATCGACCTGAGCCTTGTCCTGATGATCTTCTCCTCGGTCATCATCGGCGTATGCGTGGACGACACCACCCACTTCTACGTCACCTTCCAGCGCATGTTCGCCCGCAAGGGGAGCTATCGTGAAAGCCTGCTGGCGACCGTGCGCACGGTAGGACAGCCCGTCACCTTCACGACCATATCCCTCATGCTGGGATTCCTGGTCTTCACGCTTTCTGCCGTCAGGACCACGGGGCAATTCGGCATCCTTGGGGCAGCGGCCTTTTTCTGGGGCTGCCTCGCCGACCTCACCCTTTCCCCGGCCCTGCTCTCCTTCCTCAAGCCCCTGGGCAAGGAACACGAGCCGCAGGTCCGTGCCTGA
- the nifU gene encoding Fe-S cluster assembly protein NifU, whose product MWNYTNAVHEHFLRPHNAGPMEDANAIGEVGSLACGDALKLYLKINDEGIIEKASFETFGCASAIASSSVLTDMVKGMKAEDALKLTNKEIAEALGGLPKEKMHCSVMGQEALEAAIRQWKGETPVPHAHEEGRLVCKCFGITDAQIIRAIRENGLKTVEEITNYTKAGGACGDCQDQIAEILAAELKQKPLTELRPVSKPRMTNVQRMQLVMKTIEEEIRPQLAADGGDIELVDVDGKRVVVSLRGRCAQCRSSEVTIRNLVERVLREHVEADIVVEEA is encoded by the coding sequence ATGTGGAACTACACTAACGCCGTCCATGAACATTTTCTCCGTCCGCATAACGCCGGCCCCATGGAAGATGCCAACGCCATCGGCGAAGTGGGCAGCCTGGCCTGTGGCGACGCCCTCAAGCTCTATCTGAAGATCAACGATGAAGGCATCATCGAAAAGGCCAGCTTCGAGACCTTCGGCTGTGCCAGCGCCATCGCTTCCAGCTCCGTGCTGACCGACATGGTCAAGGGCATGAAGGCCGAAGACGCCCTCAAGCTCACCAACAAGGAGATCGCCGAAGCCCTGGGCGGCCTGCCCAAGGAAAAGATGCACTGCTCCGTCATGGGCCAGGAAGCTCTGGAAGCCGCCATCCGTCAGTGGAAGGGCGAGACGCCCGTGCCCCACGCCCATGAGGAAGGCCGCCTGGTCTGCAAGTGCTTCGGCATCACCGATGCCCAGATCATCCGCGCCATCCGCGAGAACGGCCTCAAGACCGTGGAAGAGATCACCAACTACACCAAGGCCGGCGGCGCCTGCGGTGACTGTCAGGACCAGATCGCCGAGATCCTGGCCGCCGAGCTCAAGCAGAAGCCCCTTACCGAACTGCGCCCGGTCAGCAAGCCCCGCATGACCAACGTGCAGCGCATGCAGCTGGTCATGAAGACCATCGAAGAAGAGATCCGTCCCCAGCTGGCCGCCGACGGCGGCGACATCGAGCTGGTGGACGTGGACGGCAAGCGCGTGGTCGTGTCCCTGCGCGGCCGCTGCGCCCAGTGCCGCTCCAGCGAAGTGACCATCCGCAACCTGGTGGAACGTGTCCTGCGTGAACATGTGGAAGCCGATATCGTCGTCGAGGAAGCCTAG
- a CDS encoding outer membrane lipoprotein-sorting protein, with translation MTIASHRLFALFFCTLLLAGSAQAAPAITDPVKAGYDLAVRMDQVDTSQDSYSEAVMSINRGGKVLTRSFKTYSKHFGKDGKDEYSLIVFDRPADVNGTKYLVWSYRGLEQDDDMWVYLPAESLVRRISGSSKFASFMRSDLSNEDIQNLDDVDEYDYLLQGEENVDGIDCYVLERTPKKGKETQYSRQVQWVRKDTLLRLRADYYDKKDRLVKKLFFSRQEKIDGIWTVTQMRVERPREGSFTVIDWSNLRYDVGLSDAYFEHSALQR, from the coding sequence ATGACCATCGCATCGCACAGACTCTTTGCCCTTTTCTTCTGCACGCTGCTCCTTGCCGGCAGCGCCCAGGCCGCTCCCGCGATCACAGACCCCGTCAAGGCGGGCTACGATCTGGCCGTCCGGATGGACCAGGTCGACACGAGCCAGGACTCCTACAGCGAAGCCGTCATGAGCATCAACCGCGGCGGCAAGGTGCTGACGCGCTCCTTCAAGACCTATTCCAAGCATTTCGGCAAGGACGGCAAAGACGAATACAGCCTGATCGTGTTCGACAGGCCCGCCGACGTCAACGGCACCAAATATCTCGTCTGGAGTTACCGCGGCCTGGAGCAGGATGACGACATGTGGGTCTACCTGCCGGCCGAGAGCCTTGTCCGCCGCATCAGCGGTTCCAGCAAGTTCGCCTCATTCATGCGCAGTGACCTCTCCAATGAAGACATCCAGAACCTCGATGACGTGGACGAGTACGACTACCTGCTGCAAGGCGAGGAGAACGTGGACGGCATCGACTGCTATGTCCTGGAACGCACCCCCAAAAAGGGGAAAGAGACCCAGTATTCCCGCCAGGTGCAGTGGGTGCGCAAGGATACCCTGCTGCGTTTGCGGGCGGACTACTATGACAAGAAAGACCGTCTGGTGAAAAAACTCTTCTTCTCCCGCCAGGAAAAGATAGACGGGATCTGGACCGTGACGCAGATGCGCGTCGAACGCCCCAGGGAAGGCTCCTTCACCGTCATCGACTGGTCCAACCTGCGCTATGACGTCGGCCTGAGCGACGCCTATTTCGAGCACAGCGCCCTGCAGCGCTAG
- a CDS encoding DUF1302 family protein yields MPFASFPRPAAEGMRLCRSVRFRTAAMLLAAALLLFPSLSRADGDKPLMPDWLKLSGSLQTTYRQSPYKATPLSAAQRFRLEANINQDSWIRGYVSGHVDADLSVPGRRDSEEPIVTPELGEAYVTLDSRYLDLIIGMQQIRWGEADSLSTFDIINPVDFRNPIATARSSQRLSVGAVDLRANLDGAGLLDLVLIPFPRFSRLPEYGSPWEDSSLRTLRQYARAGFVRRQREDGPFEPEAAARLKFFRPGYDVAFLFYRGYEHKPLYTASLDRQRMQALVKEIYEPYTAFGINTAVSLWDSTFRGEFTIKAGYPFQSDEITVERRTDYEAILGWDRNFLTNLNVNLQAFFFSHDGDAVPGKDRDRYGISWSVSDKFLDESLTAGIRGELFASNGDYCVEIFSEYEYSDDLHFLAGYMLFGGDRRNDLGQYDRNDHLYLGVRYSF; encoded by the coding sequence ATGCCCTTTGCCAGTTTTCCCCGCCCCGCAGCCGAAGGCATGCGCCTGTGCCGCTCTGTCCGCTTCCGTACCGCGGCCATGCTGCTGGCTGCCGCCCTGCTGCTCTTCCCCTCCCTTTCCCGAGCGGACGGGGACAAGCCCCTCATGCCGGACTGGCTGAAACTGTCCGGCAGTCTGCAAACGACCTACCGTCAGTCGCCCTACAAGGCGACCCCCCTGTCCGCGGCCCAGCGCTTCCGGCTCGAAGCCAATATCAACCAGGACTCCTGGATACGGGGCTACGTCAGCGGCCATGTGGATGCCGACCTTTCCGTGCCCGGGCGCCGGGACTCCGAGGAACCCATCGTGACGCCCGAACTGGGCGAGGCCTATGTGACCCTGGACTCCCGGTATCTGGACCTCATCATCGGCATGCAGCAGATACGCTGGGGAGAAGCCGACAGCCTGAGCACCTTCGACATCATCAATCCCGTGGACTTCCGCAACCCCATCGCCACAGCCCGCAGCAGCCAGAGGCTTTCGGTGGGGGCCGTCGACCTGCGGGCCAACCTCGACGGCGCGGGCCTGCTCGACCTTGTGCTCATCCCCTTCCCCCGTTTCAGCCGCTTGCCCGAATACGGCTCGCCCTGGGAAGACAGCTCGCTGCGGACCCTGCGCCAGTACGCCCGTGCGGGTTTCGTCCGCCGCCAGCGTGAGGACGGCCCTTTCGAGCCGGAAGCGGCAGCGCGGCTCAAATTTTTCCGCCCGGGCTATGACGTGGCTTTCCTTTTTTACCGGGGCTACGAGCACAAGCCTCTCTACACGGCCAGTCTGGACAGGCAGCGCATGCAGGCCCTGGTGAAGGAGATCTACGAGCCCTATACGGCGTTCGGCATCAATACCGCCGTATCCCTGTGGGACTCCACCTTCCGGGGCGAATTCACCATCAAGGCGGGCTATCCCTTCCAGTCCGACGAGATCACGGTGGAGCGCCGCACGGACTACGAGGCCATCCTCGGATGGGACAGGAATTTTCTGACAAACCTGAACGTCAACCTCCAGGCCTTCTTCTTCAGCCACGACGGCGATGCCGTGCCCGGCAAGGACAGGGACCGCTACGGCATCAGCTGGTCCGTCTCCGACAAATTCCTGGACGAGAGCCTGACGGCCGGCATACGCGGGGAGCTTTTCGCCAGCAACGGGGATTACTGCGTGGAGATCTTTTCCGAATACGAATACAGCGACGACCTGCACTTCCTGGCCGGCTACATGCTTTTTGGCGGCGACCGCCGCAACGACCTTGGCCAGTATGACAGGAACGACCATCTCTATCTCGGCGTCCGGTACTCGTTCTGA